The sequence GCGGGAAGAGATCGAGCGTATGACCGGGAGCAAAGTGTATTTAGAGCTCTGGGTGAAAGTGTGGGAGAAATGGCGGCGCGATGTTGACCGGCTCCGACAACTCGGGTACGCTGTTCCGGGCAAGCAGATGCCATAAAGTGACTATATTTTCGACCAAAAGAGGTGGGTTCCTGTTCGCAATGATATTGACAGGAGCCCCTTTTGCGCTAGTGCATCCTTTGGCGCTGCCACAATCTTAAGGCCGTCTCGGTGCACCTTGCCTTAGGTATGATTCTTAAACACCATTGCTCAATCGAGTTATGGGAATATGCCCCGGGCGCGTATCGCCGCGGCTACTCTGTCCACTGCTAGCATGTAGGCTCCTAGCCGTAACGATACTTGCCTTTCTTGGCTGAAACTCCACACCTCTTTGAAGCTGCGAACCATGGTGCGTCTGAGATTGCGATTGACCTCTGTTTCATCCCAGAAAAAACTTTGTAGATCCTGCACCCACTCCAAGTAACTGACCACAACTCCCCCGGCATTAGCCAGGATGTCGGGCACTACGGTGATACGCCGATCGTTTAGGATCTCGTCGGCCTCGCGGGTAGTGGGACCATTCGCACCCTCCACGATCATTCTGGCTCGGATGTACGGAGCGTTATTGACGTGGATCTGATTCTCAAGCGCAGCCGGAATTAAGACATCCACGTCGCTTAGGAGCAACTCTTCATTGCTGATTTTCTCCACACCAGAAACTTCGTACCCCTCCAACAATCGTTTCGGATGGGCAGCCACGTGCTGATTTATACTGGCTATATCAAGGCCATGAGGGTTATATAGCCCACCGGTGATGTCGCTCACTGCCACAATCTTGCAACCCATCTGGTGCAGAATTGTCGCCGTGGCAGAACCGACATTGCCGTACCCCTGCACTGCCACTGTGGTATCCGAGAGTCTTCGGCGCTTGCGCTTCAGGAGTTCTGCGGTAACAATGGCTATTCCCCGCCCAGTAGCCTCCCTACGCCCCAGCGACCCTCCTAAAGAGGTGGGTTTGCCGGTAACGATCTCCATCGCGGTCCTGCCTTCGATCATGCTGACCGTATCGGCCATC comes from Chloroflexota bacterium and encodes:
- a CDS encoding Glu/Leu/Phe/Val dehydrogenase, whose amino-acid sequence is MWDTALAQLDDVAQRLNLAPGILAILRQPERELTVAVPVVMDDGRIEVFTGYRVQHSSARGPCKGGIRYHPDVSLNEIKALAALMTWKCAVVGIPYGGAKGGVRCNPMLLSENEICRLTRRFTAMIMPILGPKRDIPAPDVNTNAQVMAWMADTVSMIEGRTAMEIVTGKPTSLGGSLGRREATGRGIAIVTAELLKRKRRRLSDTTVAVQGYGNVGSATATILHQMGCKIVAVSDITGGLYNPHGLDIASINQHVAAHPKRLLEGYEVSGVEKISNEELLLSDVDVLIPAALENQIHVNNAPYIRARMIVEGANGPTTREADEILNDRRITVVPDILANAGGVVVSYLEWVQDLQSFFWDETEVNRNLRRTMVRSFKEVWSFSQERQVSLRLGAYMLAVDRVAAAIRARGIFP